In Syngnathus scovelli strain Florida chromosome 11, RoL_Ssco_1.2, whole genome shotgun sequence, one DNA window encodes the following:
- the arhgap46a gene encoding rho GTPase-activating protein 39 isoform X1 — MALSSASTKAAFNLSSDWVEILEPRSRERMYVNLTTGECGWDPPLGAPVRQADGNQWWELFDPQSGRFYYYNSTGRRTVWHRPQGADIVPLSQLQAMKRRSEAKRAGASVERHQHGTTGSSSSAASQALCSSLPEQDGDNPETLEVASNPDLDPAVDVRSQADGCANEHKEPPRDAPQRWQPAPGSKAAMLIKVNSMSRNQPSPTSQQQLIQHGALNKANTFTQHPSNIKAQGACLGSTQGCKTTPPGKTPADPRQAHHLRKASNGSFSVVMSDSRQASPLLQRSQTSTPRPVSPQYACSAPIYDEPVTDCPIYDEPPIDMEVEGAHLFNGQHRLTPSHSLQKPRLLQHPGPSLPGSRHRRSPPASDYSPAGLECIKHMINVDPKQLLSGSPLPTRTPSPTSRQDLVPTQPQSQAHSLPQVRGREAGGTPGPSTLDKKQSWRALEATVQRAMEVRHSRQSSQASQDFPSSTPQAMANYQDSGYSTGPSPSLRRKSRRRMGGAGGRPGSVGSSGELCALNERLMAEMREVVSRSNTMREVRAGLEQEIGERVVVSRTRSPVDSLRWYGAGGGVSAGRCSSREDITGASRSLSTAGNAAVTPFEIPGRQKRTYEKVDTLEMSVTSQASLSSPETPGPPSQVSTLELQAQLESRKKDMVDGRSASLGPHRPVNHDSRDGCEGAKAAECSHQFTYATLRQPPAPEVGMEDWASKHLNMHTQGLFRRRVSIANMLSWNRGSIKKPMLVTSNRTIRKEACEMFKLVQAYMGDRPSRLDRRHCALLIVTKCWEMQGLRDELYVQLVRQTTGNASPRSLAAGWELMAVSLAFFAPSPKFRCYLEGYIQRHTEPTSDKKCESQTEQQVTQFILEQQELKLKKNSKSRKKRKQNTDEEEGLPVSTYAKFCHRKLLKVAITGGKKGLRKPTLEEVDHSRRAIITPSLFGSSLEEVMERQSELFPDRKLPWVQVQLSQYVLALGGAQTEGIFRVPGDIDEVNALKLQVDQWRIPENLSDPNVPASLMKLWYRELEEPLIPMNFYKQCVNNCDDPVAAIAVVQSLPDLNRLVLFYFIHFLQVFAQPSNVAITKMDVNNLAMVMAPNCLRCQSDDPRIIFENTRKEMSFLRMLIVHLDTSFIEGVV; from the exons ATGGCACTTTCCTCAGCATCTACCAAGGCTGCTTTTAATCTCAG CTCTGATTGGGTGGAGATCCTGGAGCCACGCTCCCGTGAGCGCATGTACGTGAACTTGACCACCGGGGAATGCGGCTGGGATCCTCCTCTCGGCGCTCCCGTTCGCCAGGCAGATGGCAACCAGTGGTGGGAGCTCTTTGACCCTCAAAGCGGCCGCTTCTACTACTACAACTCCACGGGGCGCCGCACGGTCTGGCATCGGCCGCAAGGAGCCGACATCGTGCCCCTGTCCCAGCTTCAGGCCATGAAGCGCCGCAGTGAGGCCAAGCGGGCGGGAGCGAGTGTGGAGAGGCACCAGCATGGGACCACTGGGAGTAGCAGCAGTGCGGCGAGCCAGGCCCTCTGCTCCTCTCTGCCTGAGCAAGATGGAGACAATCCTGAGACACTTGAAGTGGCATCCAACCCAGACTTGGACCCAGCTGTGGATGTCAGATCACAGGCAGACGGATGCGCCAATGAACACAAAGAACCTCCGAG GGATGCCCCCCAAAGATGGCAGCCCGCACCCGGTTCTAAGGCAGCAATGTTGATCAAAGTGAACAGCATGAGTCGCAACCAGCCAAGCCCAACTTCACAGCAGCAACTCATCCAGCACGGCGCACTCAACAAAGCCAACACTTTCACACAGCACCCATCCAACATTAAAGCCCAAGGAGCATGTTTAGGCTCCACCCAAGGGTGTAAAACCACGCCCCCTGGGAAAACGCCAGCCGACCCACGCCAGGCCCATCACCTGAGGAAAGCCAGTAACGGCAGCTTCTCTGTCGTGATGTCAGACAGTCGTCAAGCCAGTCCACTCCTTCAGAGGTCGCAGACCAGCACACCACGGCCGGTCTCCCCCCAGTATGCTTGCAGTGCTCCAATCTACGATGAGCCGGTTACAGACTGTCCCATATACGACGAGCCCCCAATAGACATGGAGGTCGAAGGAGCGCACCTTTTCAATGGGCAACATCGCTTGACTCCCTCCCATAGTCTTCAGAAACCAAGACTTCTCCAGCATCCCGGTCCTTCTCTTCCAGGTTCCAGGCACAGGAGAAGTCCTCCTGCCTCTGACTATAGCCCAGCTGGTCTGGAGTGCATCAAACATATGATCAATGTAGACCCCAAGCAGCTCCTGTCTGGTTCCCCTCTACCTACACGCACCCCCTCTCCTACATCCCGGCAGGACCTCGTCCCAACCCAGCCTCAGTCGCAGGCTCACTCTTTGCCCCAAGTTCGAGGCCGAGAAGCGGGGGGAACCCCGGGCCCGAGTACACTGGATAAGaagcagagttggcgagccctgGAGGCCACTGTGCAGCGTGCTATGGAGGTACGGCACAGTAGGCAGAGCAGCCAAGCTTCACAGGACTTCCCCTCCTCGACACCTCAGGCAATGGCAAACTATCAAGACTCCGGCTACTCTACTGGGCCCTCACCGAGTTTGAGAAGAAAGAGTAGGAGAAGGATGGGAGGTGCGGGAGGCAGGCCCGGGTCAGTGGGAAGCAGCGGAGAGTTGTGTGCCCTCAATGAGAGGCTGATGGCCGAGATGAGGGAAGTAGTCAGTCGCTCCAACACCATGAGGGAGGTGAgagcaggactggaacaggAAATAGGCGAGAGGGTGGTTGTATCCCGGACACGCTCCCCCGTAGACTCGCTAAGGTGGTATGGAGCAGGAGGAGGCGTGTCAGCTGGCAGGTGCTCATCCAGAGAAGACATCACCGGGGCTTCCCGCTCACTCAGTACGGCAGGTAACGCTGCGGTGACCCCTTTCGAGATACCAGGGAGACAGAAGAGGACGTATGAAAAAGtggacaccttggagatgagcgTTACTAGCCAGGCCAGCCTGTCTTCACCTGAGACTCCAGGACCACCCTCCCAG GTGAGCACTCTTGAATTACAGGCTCAGCTGGAGAGCAGAAAGAAAGACATGGTGGATGGACGCAGCGCATCCCTTGGCCCGCACCGACCTGTCAACCACGACAGCAGAGATGGATGCGAAGGAGCAAAAGCGGCAGAATGTTCCCACCAGTTCACCTACGCCACCCTGCGACAGCCACCGGCTCCAGAAGTAGGCATGGAGGACTGGGCCAGCAAGCACCTCAACATGCACACGCAAGGCCTGTTCCGACGCCGCGTCTCCATCGCCAACATGCTCTCTTGGAACCGAGGTTCCATTAAAAAGCCCATGCTGGTCACGAGCAACCGCACCATCAGGAAGGAGGCTTGCGAGATGTTCAAGCTGGTGCAGGCCTACATGGGAGACAGGCCCTCGCGTCTGGACCGCCGTCACTGTGCCCTGCTCATCGTCACCAAGTGCTGGGAGATGCAAGGCCTGCGGGATGAGCTCTACGTGCAGCTGGTGAGGCAGACCACGGGAAACGCCAGTCCCCGAAGCTTAGCGGCGGGTTGGGAGTTGATGGCTGTTAGCTTGGCCTTCTTTGCCCCGTCGCCCAAGTTCCGCTGCTACCTGGAGGGCTACATCCAGAGACACACGGAGCCCACCAGCGACAAGAAATGTGAGTCTCAGACTGAGCAGCAGG tgacTCAGTTCATATTAGAACAGCAGGAACtaaaattaaagaaaaattCCAAATCAAGGAAAAAGCGTAAACAAAACACAGATGAGGAAGAAG GCCTGCCTGTCAGCACATATGCCAAGTTCTGCCATCGGAAGCTGCTAAAGGTGGCCATCACGGGAGGGAAAAAG GGGCTACGTAAGCCCACCTTGGAAGAGGTCGACCACAGCAGACGGGCCATCATCACCCCCTCCCTGTTTGGTAGCTCCTTGGAGGAAGTAATGGAGCGGCAGAGCGAACTTTTCCCAGACAGGAAATTACCCTGGGTGCAAGTTCAACTTTCCCAGTATGTTCTGGCTCTGGGCGGCGCTCAGACAGAGGGCATCTTTCG agtgcccggagacaTTGATGAAGTCAATGCATTGAAGCTGCAAGTAGACCAGTGGAGGATCCCTGAGAATCTGTCAGACCCAAATGTTCCTG CCTCTCTGATGAAGCTATGGTATCGCGAGCTGGAGGAACCGCTCATCCCCATGAACTTTTACAAACAGTGCGTCAACAACTGCGACGATCCAGTTGCAGCCATTGCCGTGGTTCAGTCCTTGCCTGATCTCAACAGGCTGGTGCTCTTCTACTTCATCCATTTCCTGCAG GTATTTGCTCAGCCCTCTAACGTAGCTATCACCAAGATGGATGTGAACAACCTGGCCATGGTGATGGCCCCCAACTGCCTCCGGTGCCAATCGGACGACCCGCGGATTATTTTTGAGAACACCCGCAAAGAAATGTCGTTCCTGAGAATGCTCATAGTTCACCTGGACACCAGTTTCATCGAAGGAGTCGTGTAG
- the arhgap46a gene encoding rho GTPase-activating protein 39 isoform X2, protein MALSSASTKAAFNLSSDWVEILEPRSRERMYVNLTTGECGWDPPLGAPVRQADGNQWWELFDPQSGRFYYYNSTGRRTVWHRPQGADIVPLSQLQAMKRRSEAKRAGASVERHQHGTTGSSSSAASQALCSSLPEQDGDNPETLEVASNPDLDPAVDVRSQADGCANEHKEPPRDAPQRWQPAPGSKAAMLIKVNSMSRNQPSPTSQQQLIQHGALNKANTFTQHPSNIKAQGACLGSTQGCKTTPPGKTPADPRQAHHLRKASNGSFSVVMSDSRQASPLLQRSQTSTPRPVSPQYACSAPIYDEPVTDCPIYDEPPIDMEVEGAHLFNGQHRLTPSHSLQKPRLLQHPGPSLPGSRHRRSPPASDYSPAGLECIKHMINVDPKQLLSGSPLPTRTPSPTSRQDLVPTQPQSQAHSLPQVRGREAGGTPGPSTLDKKQSWRALEATVQRAMEVRHSRQSSQASQDFPSSTPQAMANYQDSGYSTGPSPSLRRKSRRRMGGAGGRPGSVGSSGELCALNERLMAEMREVVSRSNTMREVRAGLEQEIGERVVVSRTRSPVDSLRWYGAGGGVSAGRCSSREDITGASRSLSTAGNAAVTPFEIPGRQKRTYEKVDTLEMSVTSQASLSSPETPGPPSQVSTLELQAQLESRKKDMVDGRSASLGPHRPVNHDSRDGCEGAKAAECSHQFTYATLRQPPAPEVGMEDWASKHLNMHTQGLFRRRVSIANMLSWNRGSIKKPMLVTSNRTIRKEACEMFKLVQAYMGDRPSRLDRRHCALLIVTKCWEMQGLRDELYVQLVRQTTGNASPRSLAAGWELMAVSLAFFAPSPKFRCYLEGYIQRHTEPTSDKKLTQFILEQQELKLKKNSKSRKKRKQNTDEEEGLPVSTYAKFCHRKLLKVAITGGKKGLRKPTLEEVDHSRRAIITPSLFGSSLEEVMERQSELFPDRKLPWVQVQLSQYVLALGGAQTEGIFRVPGDIDEVNALKLQVDQWRIPENLSDPNVPASLMKLWYRELEEPLIPMNFYKQCVNNCDDPVAAIAVVQSLPDLNRLVLFYFIHFLQVFAQPSNVAITKMDVNNLAMVMAPNCLRCQSDDPRIIFENTRKEMSFLRMLIVHLDTSFIEGVV, encoded by the exons ATGGCACTTTCCTCAGCATCTACCAAGGCTGCTTTTAATCTCAG CTCTGATTGGGTGGAGATCCTGGAGCCACGCTCCCGTGAGCGCATGTACGTGAACTTGACCACCGGGGAATGCGGCTGGGATCCTCCTCTCGGCGCTCCCGTTCGCCAGGCAGATGGCAACCAGTGGTGGGAGCTCTTTGACCCTCAAAGCGGCCGCTTCTACTACTACAACTCCACGGGGCGCCGCACGGTCTGGCATCGGCCGCAAGGAGCCGACATCGTGCCCCTGTCCCAGCTTCAGGCCATGAAGCGCCGCAGTGAGGCCAAGCGGGCGGGAGCGAGTGTGGAGAGGCACCAGCATGGGACCACTGGGAGTAGCAGCAGTGCGGCGAGCCAGGCCCTCTGCTCCTCTCTGCCTGAGCAAGATGGAGACAATCCTGAGACACTTGAAGTGGCATCCAACCCAGACTTGGACCCAGCTGTGGATGTCAGATCACAGGCAGACGGATGCGCCAATGAACACAAAGAACCTCCGAG GGATGCCCCCCAAAGATGGCAGCCCGCACCCGGTTCTAAGGCAGCAATGTTGATCAAAGTGAACAGCATGAGTCGCAACCAGCCAAGCCCAACTTCACAGCAGCAACTCATCCAGCACGGCGCACTCAACAAAGCCAACACTTTCACACAGCACCCATCCAACATTAAAGCCCAAGGAGCATGTTTAGGCTCCACCCAAGGGTGTAAAACCACGCCCCCTGGGAAAACGCCAGCCGACCCACGCCAGGCCCATCACCTGAGGAAAGCCAGTAACGGCAGCTTCTCTGTCGTGATGTCAGACAGTCGTCAAGCCAGTCCACTCCTTCAGAGGTCGCAGACCAGCACACCACGGCCGGTCTCCCCCCAGTATGCTTGCAGTGCTCCAATCTACGATGAGCCGGTTACAGACTGTCCCATATACGACGAGCCCCCAATAGACATGGAGGTCGAAGGAGCGCACCTTTTCAATGGGCAACATCGCTTGACTCCCTCCCATAGTCTTCAGAAACCAAGACTTCTCCAGCATCCCGGTCCTTCTCTTCCAGGTTCCAGGCACAGGAGAAGTCCTCCTGCCTCTGACTATAGCCCAGCTGGTCTGGAGTGCATCAAACATATGATCAATGTAGACCCCAAGCAGCTCCTGTCTGGTTCCCCTCTACCTACACGCACCCCCTCTCCTACATCCCGGCAGGACCTCGTCCCAACCCAGCCTCAGTCGCAGGCTCACTCTTTGCCCCAAGTTCGAGGCCGAGAAGCGGGGGGAACCCCGGGCCCGAGTACACTGGATAAGaagcagagttggcgagccctgGAGGCCACTGTGCAGCGTGCTATGGAGGTACGGCACAGTAGGCAGAGCAGCCAAGCTTCACAGGACTTCCCCTCCTCGACACCTCAGGCAATGGCAAACTATCAAGACTCCGGCTACTCTACTGGGCCCTCACCGAGTTTGAGAAGAAAGAGTAGGAGAAGGATGGGAGGTGCGGGAGGCAGGCCCGGGTCAGTGGGAAGCAGCGGAGAGTTGTGTGCCCTCAATGAGAGGCTGATGGCCGAGATGAGGGAAGTAGTCAGTCGCTCCAACACCATGAGGGAGGTGAgagcaggactggaacaggAAATAGGCGAGAGGGTGGTTGTATCCCGGACACGCTCCCCCGTAGACTCGCTAAGGTGGTATGGAGCAGGAGGAGGCGTGTCAGCTGGCAGGTGCTCATCCAGAGAAGACATCACCGGGGCTTCCCGCTCACTCAGTACGGCAGGTAACGCTGCGGTGACCCCTTTCGAGATACCAGGGAGACAGAAGAGGACGTATGAAAAAGtggacaccttggagatgagcgTTACTAGCCAGGCCAGCCTGTCTTCACCTGAGACTCCAGGACCACCCTCCCAG GTGAGCACTCTTGAATTACAGGCTCAGCTGGAGAGCAGAAAGAAAGACATGGTGGATGGACGCAGCGCATCCCTTGGCCCGCACCGACCTGTCAACCACGACAGCAGAGATGGATGCGAAGGAGCAAAAGCGGCAGAATGTTCCCACCAGTTCACCTACGCCACCCTGCGACAGCCACCGGCTCCAGAAGTAGGCATGGAGGACTGGGCCAGCAAGCACCTCAACATGCACACGCAAGGCCTGTTCCGACGCCGCGTCTCCATCGCCAACATGCTCTCTTGGAACCGAGGTTCCATTAAAAAGCCCATGCTGGTCACGAGCAACCGCACCATCAGGAAGGAGGCTTGCGAGATGTTCAAGCTGGTGCAGGCCTACATGGGAGACAGGCCCTCGCGTCTGGACCGCCGTCACTGTGCCCTGCTCATCGTCACCAAGTGCTGGGAGATGCAAGGCCTGCGGGATGAGCTCTACGTGCAGCTGGTGAGGCAGACCACGGGAAACGCCAGTCCCCGAAGCTTAGCGGCGGGTTGGGAGTTGATGGCTGTTAGCTTGGCCTTCTTTGCCCCGTCGCCCAAGTTCCGCTGCTACCTGGAGGGCTACATCCAGAGACACACGGAGCCCACCAGCGACAAGAAAT tgacTCAGTTCATATTAGAACAGCAGGAACtaaaattaaagaaaaattCCAAATCAAGGAAAAAGCGTAAACAAAACACAGATGAGGAAGAAG GCCTGCCTGTCAGCACATATGCCAAGTTCTGCCATCGGAAGCTGCTAAAGGTGGCCATCACGGGAGGGAAAAAG GGGCTACGTAAGCCCACCTTGGAAGAGGTCGACCACAGCAGACGGGCCATCATCACCCCCTCCCTGTTTGGTAGCTCCTTGGAGGAAGTAATGGAGCGGCAGAGCGAACTTTTCCCAGACAGGAAATTACCCTGGGTGCAAGTTCAACTTTCCCAGTATGTTCTGGCTCTGGGCGGCGCTCAGACAGAGGGCATCTTTCG agtgcccggagacaTTGATGAAGTCAATGCATTGAAGCTGCAAGTAGACCAGTGGAGGATCCCTGAGAATCTGTCAGACCCAAATGTTCCTG CCTCTCTGATGAAGCTATGGTATCGCGAGCTGGAGGAACCGCTCATCCCCATGAACTTTTACAAACAGTGCGTCAACAACTGCGACGATCCAGTTGCAGCCATTGCCGTGGTTCAGTCCTTGCCTGATCTCAACAGGCTGGTGCTCTTCTACTTCATCCATTTCCTGCAG GTATTTGCTCAGCCCTCTAACGTAGCTATCACCAAGATGGATGTGAACAACCTGGCCATGGTGATGGCCCCCAACTGCCTCCGGTGCCAATCGGACGACCCGCGGATTATTTTTGAGAACACCCGCAAAGAAATGTCGTTCCTGAGAATGCTCATAGTTCACCTGGACACCAGTTTCATCGAAGGAGTCGTGTAG